From the Luteolibacter arcticus genome, one window contains:
- a CDS encoding GNAT family N-acetyltransferase, producing the protein MADQGDFRAVLQYVPQFRGKIFVVLIEAGLLPEPAIAETLLDLAAMEDVGVKLILGVLGGDLKDLYDWTLECEIMAARLTRPLGDPDAVEEAKAILSRGQTVVADASSNDPLDPQVVDFTLGIGAVKLIALLEEAILIDGEPVPAVSAADADELAASGTVTGAHLLKSAAEACRKGVPRVHVLNGRRQGVLIDELFSNEGVGTMIHADSYRDIRPLREEDIPELLGMIGRSVRRTKLVARTYEDILAKIGDYRVMAIDDNVVGCVALHEYPADHTAEVACLYVKLNHEGRGYGVDLVKHAEQMAREKGLPKVFALTTRAADFFENRVGYTLRGPEALPESRRHQLEESGRDSKIFEKRL; encoded by the coding sequence GTGGCCGACCAGGGTGACTTTCGCGCGGTGCTCCAGTATGTCCCGCAATTCCGCGGGAAGATCTTCGTCGTGCTCATCGAGGCCGGCCTTTTGCCGGAGCCTGCGATCGCGGAAACCCTGCTGGATCTCGCGGCGATGGAGGACGTGGGGGTGAAGCTCATCCTCGGCGTGCTCGGCGGCGATTTGAAAGACCTCTACGATTGGACGCTGGAGTGCGAGATCATGGCGGCCCGCCTTACCCGCCCGCTCGGCGATCCCGATGCCGTGGAAGAGGCCAAGGCCATCCTCTCCCGCGGTCAGACCGTGGTGGCCGACGCCTCGTCGAATGACCCGCTCGATCCGCAGGTGGTCGATTTCACGCTCGGCATCGGCGCGGTAAAGCTGATCGCCCTGTTAGAAGAAGCCATCCTCATCGACGGCGAGCCGGTGCCCGCCGTGAGTGCCGCGGATGCCGATGAATTGGCGGCCTCCGGCACGGTGACCGGGGCGCACCTTTTGAAATCCGCCGCGGAAGCCTGCCGCAAGGGCGTGCCCCGCGTCCATGTCCTCAACGGCCGCCGCCAGGGCGTCCTGATCGACGAGCTGTTCTCCAACGAAGGTGTGGGCACCATGATTCACGCCGACAGCTACCGGGACATCCGGCCGCTACGCGAGGAGGACATCCCGGAGCTGCTGGGCATGATCGGCCGCTCGGTGCGGCGGACCAAGCTGGTGGCCCGCACCTACGAGGATATCCTCGCCAAGATCGGCGACTACCGCGTCATGGCCATCGACGATAACGTGGTCGGCTGCGTGGCGCTGCATGAATACCCGGCGGACCACACCGCGGAGGTGGCTTGTCTCTACGTGAAGCTCAATCACGAGGGCCGCGGCTACGGCGTGGATCTGGTGAAGCACGCCGAGCAGATGGCGCGTGAGAAGGGACTGCCGAAGGTCTTCGCGCTGACCACCCGTGCGGCGGACTTTTTCGAAAATCGCGTTGGCTACACGCTGAGGGGGCCAGAGGCTCTGCCAGAGTCCCGCCGCCACCAGCTTGAGGAAAGCGGACGGGATTCGAAGATCTTCGAGAAGCGCCTCTAA